A genomic region of Magnolia sinica isolate HGM2019 chromosome 6, MsV1, whole genome shotgun sequence contains the following coding sequences:
- the LOC131249904 gene encoding dehydration-responsive element-binding protein 1A-like, whose protein sequence is MQASSYSSNFRPYGPPEYSTPSYSGTHQGISDEEMIATIETSPPKKRAGRMKFRETRHPVYKGVRQRNGGKWVCEMREPYKKTRIWLGTFPTAEMAARAHDVAAMALRGRLACLNFADSVWLLPVPASGSVKDIQKTAAEAAEAFRPLKSAAEAFRPLKSEINRRNEADPAKHVNLSPPENVLYMDEEAIFDMPGLLASMAEGMLLSPPPYVPWDDVEVGADVSLWSYSI, encoded by the coding sequence ATGCAGGCTTCCAGCTACAGCTCCAATTTCCGACCATATGGCCCACCGGAGTACTCAACACCGTCCTACAGTGGCACCCATCAAGGTATCTCGGATGAGGAGATGATCGCCACCATCGAGACCAGTCCTCCTAAAAAGCGGGCTGGACGGATGAAATTCCGCGAGACAAGACATCCCGTCTATAAGGGTGTTCGACAGAGGAATGGAGGGAAGTGGGTGTGCGAGATGCGGGAACCGTACAAGAAGACGCGGATATGGCTCGGGACTTTTCCGACGGCTGAGATGGCTGCGCGTGCCCATGATGTGGCTGCCATGGCCCTTAGAGGCCGATTGGCCTGTCTCAATTTCGCCGACTCTGTGTGGCTTCTACCCGTTCCCGCTTCTGGCAGTGTTAAAGACATTCAGAAAACTGCTGCTGAGGCCGCCGAAGCATTCCGTCCTTTGAAATCTGCTGCCGAAGCATTCCGTCCTTTGAAATCTGAAATCAATAGAAGGAATGAAGCAGACCCAGCGAAGCATGTAAATCTTTCCCCACCGGAGAATGTGTTGTACATGGATGAGGAAGCCATTTTCGACATGCCGGGATTGCTTGCCAGCATGGCAGAGGGGATGCTGCTTTCTCCACCTCCATATGTCCCATGGGATGACGTTGAAGTAGGTGCTGACGTGTCGCTATGGAGCTACTCAATTTGA
- the LOC131249546 gene encoding ethylene-responsive transcription factor ERF027-like codes for MDFSASMSPLEVDCLVIDSPEIFTNDLLDHMPLLEIKKGKAKENRKVGQKSKKSPPNRRNEADPVKCVNLSPPENVLYMDEEAIFDMPGLLASRAERLLLSPPPYVPWDDVEGGDDVSLWSYSI; via the exons ATGGATTTCTCTGCCTCCATGAGTCCACTGGAAGTGGATTGCCTGGTGATCGACTCACCAGAGATATTCACCAATGATTTGTTAGACCACATGCCATTGTTAGAGATTAAGAAAGGAAAAGCAAAAGAGA ATAGAAAAGTTGGTCAAAAGTCAAAGAAAAGCCCTCCAAATAGAAGGAATGAAGCGGATCCGGTGAAGTGTGTAAATCTTTCCCCACCGGAGAATGTGTTGTACATGGATGAGGAAGCCATTTTCGACATGCCGGGATTGCTTGCCAGCAGGGCAGAGAGGCTGCTGCTTTCTCCACCTCCATATGTCCCATGGGATGACGTGGAAGGAGGTGATGACGTGTCTCTATGGAGCTACTCAATTTGA
- the LOC131248486 gene encoding dehydration-responsive element-binding protein 1A-like, giving the protein MISTLQLLSTLTNFPMQASSYSSNFRPYGRPENSSPSSSGTHQGVSDEEMIATIETSPPKRRAGRMKFCETRHPIYKGVRQRNGGKWVCEMREPYKKTRIWLGTFPTAEMAARAHDVAALALRGRSACLNFADSVWLLPVPDSSSVKDIQKTAAEAAEAFRPLKSAAKAFHPLKSEINRRNEADPTKSTVNISSPENVLYMDEEAIFDMPGLLASMAEGLLLSPPPFVAWDDVEACADVSLWSYSI; this is encoded by the coding sequence ATGATCTCGACACTTCAACTTCTTTCTACTCTCACTAATTTCCCTATGCAGGCCTCCAGCTACAGCTCCAACTTCCGACCATATGGCCGACCAGAGAACTCATCACCGTCCAGCAGTGGCACCCATCAAGGTGTTTCGGATGAGGAGATGATCGCCACCATCGAGACCAGTCCTCCTAAACGGCGGGCCGGACGGATGAAATTCTGCGAGACAAGACATCCCATCTACAAGGGTGTCCGGCAGAGGAATGGAGGGAAGTGGGTGTGCGAGATGCGGGAACCGTACAAGAAGACGAGGATATGGCTCGGGACTTTCCCAACAGCTGAGATGGCTGCACGTGCCCATGATGTAGCCGCCCTGGCCCTTAGAGGCCGATCGGCCTGTCTCAATTTCGCCGACTCTGTTTGGCTTCTGCCCGTTCCTGATTCTAGCAGTGTTAAAGACATTCAGAAAACTGCGGCTGAGGCCGCGGAAGCATTCCGTCCTTTGAAATCTGCCGCCAAAGCATTCCATCCTTTGAAATCTGAAATCAATAGAAGGAATGAAGCAGACCCAACGAAGAGTACTGTAAACATTTCCTCACCGGAGAATGTGTTGTACATGGATGAGGAGGCGATTTTCGACATGCCGGGATTGCTTGCCAGCATGGCAGAGGGGCTGCTGCTTTCTCCACCTCCATTTGTCGCATGGGATGACGTGGAAGCATGTGCTGACGTGTCTCTATGGAGCTATTCGATTTGA